Proteins encoded by one window of Labrus bergylta chromosome 2, fLabBer1.1, whole genome shotgun sequence:
- the LOC136181178 gene encoding serine-aspartate repeat-containing protein G-like has product MLSDSDPSATPDNMEDSSPDNMEDSSPDNMEDSSPDNMEDSSPDNMEDSSPDNMEDSSPDNMEDSSPDNMEDSSPECFLSSLDGLLLFSY; this is encoded by the coding sequence atgctctcagattcagatccatcagcaacccctgacaacatggaggactcgtcccctgacaacatggaggactcgtcccctgacaacatggaggactcgtcccctgacaacatggaggactcgtcccctgacaacatggaggactcgtcccctgacaacatggaggactcgtcccctgacaacatggaggactcgtcccctgacaacatggaggactcgtcccctgagtgtttcctgtcctctctcgatggtcttcttctcttcagttattaa